One region of Glycine max cultivar Williams 82 chromosome 9, Glycine_max_v4.0, whole genome shotgun sequence genomic DNA includes:
- the LOC100777356 gene encoding probable methyltransferase PMT16, with translation MPSADSTSPYHPTAKPSKPTGTTLCKKTNLYTLLAFLCIISYLLGAYQGTTTTTTTTTYTTTPPCLQNPTLSTTHHLDFSSHHNSTNLPPLTSTTLHYPPCHVSLSEYTPCEDHARSLQYSRRRMVYRERHCPTNSDLLKCRVPAPHGYRNPFPWPASRDVAWYANVPHRELTVEKAVQNWIRYDGDRFRFPGGGTMFPNGADKYIDDIADLVNLRDGTVRTAVDTGCGVASWGAYLLSRDIITVSIAPRDTHEAQVQFALERGVPALIGVLASKRLPFPSRAFDMAHCSRCLIPWAEYDGLYLNEIDRILRPGGYWILSGPPIRWKKHWKGWERTKEDLNEEQTKIENVAKSLCWNKLVEKDDIAIWQKAKNHLDCKANRKLSHNRPLCKAQSNPDKAWYTEMQTCLSPLPEVSSKDETAGGALKNWPERLKATPPRISKGTIKGVTSETFSKDNELWKKRIAYYKKVNNQLGKAGRYRNLLEMNAYLGGFAAVLVDLPVWVMNVVPVQAKVDTLGAIYERGLIGTYHNWCEAMSTYPRTYDLIHADSVFSLYSDRCELEDILLEMDRILRPEGSVIIRDDVDILVKVKSIVNGMDWDCQIVDHEDGPLEREKLLFAVKNYWTAPAASDKNS, from the exons aTGCCTAGTGCTGATTCCACCTCACCCTACCACCCCACAGCCAAACCCTCAAAACCCACCGGCACCACCCTCTGCAAAAAAACCAATCTTTACACCCTCCTCGCTTTTCTCTGCATTATCTCCTACCTCCTCGGTGCATACCAAggaaccaccaccaccaccaccaccaccacataTACCACAACACCACcatgccttcaaaacccaacCCTTTCCACCACTCATCACTTAGACTTTTCATCTCATCATAACTCCACAAACCTCCCTCCCTTAACTTCAACCACCCTCCACTACCCTCCCTGCCACGTGTCGCTCAGCGAGTACACCCCCTGCGAGGACCACGCGCGCTCCCTCCAGTACTCGCGCAGGAGAATGGTCTACCGCGAGCGCCACTGTCCGACGAACAGCGACCTTCTCAAGTGCCGCGTCCCCGCCCCGCACGGCTACCGGAACCCCTTCCCCTGGCCGGCCAGCCGCGACGTCGCGTGGTACGCCAACGTGCCCCACCGCGAGCTCACGGTGGAGAAGGCCGTCCAGAACTGGATCCGCTACGACGGCGACAGGTTCCGCTTCCCCGGCGGCGGCACCATGTTCCCCAACGGAGCAGACAAGTACATCGACGACATTGCCGACCTCGTCAACCTCCGTGACGGGACGGTTCGAACCGCCGTGGACACTGGCTGCGGG GTTGCAAGTTGGGGAGCCTATCTTCTGTCACGTGACATCATAACAGTGTCAATTGCACCAAGGGACACCCACGAAGCACAAGTTCAGTTTgctcttgaaagaggagttccTGCATTAATTGGGGTCCTAGCTTCAAAGAGGTTGCCTTTCCCTTCTAGAGCCTTTGACATGGCACACTGCTCTCGATGTCTCATTCCTTGGGCTGAATATG ATGGACTTTATCTAAATGAAATTGATCGAATTCTACGCCCTGGTGGATATTGGATTTTATCTGGGCCACCAATCCGGTGGAAGAAACATTGGAAAGGATGGGAAAGAACAAAGGAGGATTTGAATGAAGAGCAAACCAAAATTGAGAATGTAGCCAAAAGCCTGTGCTGGAACAAGCTAGTGGAGAAGGATGATATAGCCATTTGGCAGAAAGCCAAGAACCATTTGGATTGCAAAGCCAACCGTAAGCTCTCTCACAATCGGCCTCTCTGCAAGGCACAGAGTAACCCTGACAAGGCCTG gTACACAGAAATGCAAACATGTTTGAGTCCTCTGCCTGAAGTGTCAAGCAAAGACGAAACTGCAGGTGGGGCATTGAAAAATTGGCCTGAAAGACTAAAAGCCACCCCACCAAGGATTTCTAAGGGGACCATAAAGGGGGTTACTTCCGAAACTTTCTCAAAAGATAATGAGCTGTGGAAGAAAAGGATAGCATATTATAAGAAGGTTAATAATCAACTAGGAAAAGCAGGGAGGTATCGCAACCTTTTAGAGATGAATGCTTACTTGGGTGGATTTGCTGCTGTACTCGTAGATTTACCTGTTTGGGTCATGAATGTGGTTCCTGTCCAGGCTAAGGTTGACACACTTGGTGCAATATATGAAAGAGGGTTGATTGGAACATACCATAATTG GTGTGAAGCAATGTCTACTTACCCTAGAACTTATGACTTAATTCATGCTGATTCAGTGTTCAGCCTCTACAGTGACag ATGTGAATTGGAAGACATTTTGTTGGAGATGGATAGGATTCTTAGGCCTGAAGGAAGTGTGATAATCAGAGATGATGTTGATATATTGGTAAAGGTAAAAAGTATAGTCAATGGCATGGATTGGGACTGTCAAATTGTGGACCATGAAGATGGGCCTCTTGAAAGGGAGAAACTTTTATTTGCTGTGAAGAATTATTGGACAGCCCCAGCCGCTTCCGACAAGAATAGTTAA